The bacterium genome has a segment encoding these proteins:
- a CDS encoding sugar ABC transporter permease, which translates to MFGYSLLAPAVLYMVLLVGIPFFFSLYLALSDATVGNQVASYVGLANFVAIFNDGSFRQALRNSIVFTVVAGIFKIILGTLMAFLLVQEVRGKKLIRSLVVIPWTLPVAISALAWKWMYDPQFSAINYVGTRLHLIQGWPNWLGEPGLAMAAVISVNVWRGFPFAAIVLMAGMSAVPVELLDAAKVDGATFLTRYRFIIIPVIAPILFVGLLFDTVFTLSDISIVYLLTFGGPMGSTEILPTKAFEIGIQAGALGRGAAISLVLFPILLPVVYLLLRNLRRREAL; encoded by the coding sequence GTGTTCGGCTATTCGCTCCTCGCGCCGGCGGTTCTTTACATGGTGCTGCTCGTCGGGATCCCGTTCTTCTTCTCGCTGTACCTCGCGTTGAGCGACGCGACCGTCGGCAACCAGGTCGCGAGCTACGTCGGCCTGGCGAACTTCGTCGCGATTTTCAACGACGGGTCGTTCCGGCAGGCCCTCCGGAATTCGATCGTGTTCACGGTCGTCGCGGGAATCTTCAAGATCATCCTCGGCACCCTGATGGCGTTTCTGCTGGTCCAGGAAGTGCGCGGGAAGAAGTTGATCCGGTCGCTCGTCGTCATCCCCTGGACGTTGCCGGTCGCGATCAGCGCGCTTGCCTGGAAGTGGATGTACGACCCGCAGTTCAGCGCGATCAACTACGTCGGGACCCGGTTGCACCTGATCCAAGGATGGCCGAACTGGCTCGGCGAGCCGGGGCTCGCGATGGCGGCCGTGATCTCGGTCAACGTCTGGCGGGGGTTTCCGTTCGCGGCGATCGTGCTGATGGCCGGGATGTCCGCGGTGCCGGTCGAGCTGCTCGACGCCGCGAAGGTGGACGGGGCGACGTTTCTCACGCGGTACCGCTTCATCATCATCCCGGTGATCGCCCCGATCCTCTTCGTCGGCCTCCTGTTCGACACCGTGTTTACCTTGTCCGACATCAGCATCGTCTACCTGCTGACGTTCGGCGGGCCGATGGGCTCGACGGAGATCCTGCCGACGAAGGCGTTCGAGATCGGCATCCAGGCCGGCGCGCTCGGCCGCGGCGCCGCGATCTCCCTCGTATTGTTCCCGATCCTGCTGCCGGTCGTCTATCTGCTGCTGCGCAACCTCCGGAGACGCGAG